The window GTGTTCCATTGGCTTTCTTTCCAAGGCATATATTCTTTGCTGCGTAATTCTTTTAAAACACCGGTGTTGGCTAATGTTGGTGCTAATTCATCAGCAATAAATTTTTTAAAATCGTCATCGTTAACGCCTTCTTTTTTCCTGAAAAATACAATGCTTCTGCCTTCAATTTTTGTATCGGGTTCAGCGACTTTGTACCATTTAGACCATTTGGGCATTGCTGCATAAAGTATAGTGCGTTTAAATAAATTAATTTCATCGGCATAAGCCATTTTTGTTTGTTTTTTTCCTCTTAATAGCGAGAAGAAATTTTTCATCGTAACATCTGCAATTCCATCAATTTTTCTATCCGCAGGAATGTTTGTTTCTACTCCTGCAATGGGCTGCCAAAGTCCGGGATTATTTTCCGTTAGGTGTATCTGGCGGTATTCTTGCAAACCTGCGGTTGCTGCAATTATTTGCGAATGTGGCCCTTTCCATCTGTCCATTCCTGCTTGGCGGGGTTTATCGGTGCGTACCCAAAGCAATATTGAAGTCGATAGCCATTTTTGGGTTTCTATATTTGTTGAAACTTTGATTGGTTTGAGTGTAGAATTTTGTGCAAATGAGTTGGTACTAAACAAACCCAAAATTAATGCGGTTAGTAATATTTTCATTTTAGTATTCTTGATTTTTTTTAAATAATTCGTTAAGTTTCATAAATTGTAGAACTTATGAAACTTAACGAAGTTTAGTTTTTTAGTAAAAATTAATCTGCAAAAAATGCCAATGCTCTTTTAGAAAAATCTTCGTATTCCTGAAATATTCCACCGTGTCCTGCATCTGGATAAATGTGCAATTCTGCATTCGGAAAACGTTGTGCTAAATTGTATGAATTGGGTGTAGGAACCATTCTATCATTGTCGCCATTGATCACCAAAACGGGTAAAGTGAATTTTGATAAATCGGCGGGTGCTTCGTGCCCCCATTTTTCTATGGCACTTAATTGTGTTCTTAAGCTATGAATTCCTACTGCTATGTCTCTGTCTACTGTTCTTTCTTTTAAACGACTAAGGAAAAGTTTCGCTGCTTTTTTCCCGTTTTCTGTAGAGGTGAAAAATAGAAAATATTTTGGGTCAACAATATTGAAAAATCCTTTTACAATGTCCCAATAAGTAAGTCCTACAACTGCACTTACGCCTTGTCCGCCTCTTGGTCCGGTTCCGGCAAGTATCAGTTTACGCACCAGATTTGGTTCCATCTCCATCAATTCCTGAATGATAAAACCGCCCATGGAAAAAGAAAAGATATCTACCTTTTCGTATCCTAAAGCTTTGATGAAAGCAAGCCCATCTTTTGCCATATCCTGGATAGATTTTGCATCTTCGCCGGAAGTTGCACCCACGCCACGATAATCAAACGAAATGATTTCATGTTTCGCAGCCAAAGCATCCATAATTCTTGGGTCTGCGTTATCTAAATTCGAGGTTAAATGATTAAATAAAATGATAGGAACTTCTGCTTTTTCACCCATTCTTCGGTAAGCGAATCTGATGCCGTTTTCTGCTGTAATAAATTCTGTAGGAACTGTTATATAACTAAAATTTGCGTTTGACATTTTATTTGATTTTAAAAATGAGTTTATTGATTTTTAAGGAAAACCTTGATATAATCAGTTGCTGTTTCAGGATACTGATAATGCGGAGCGTGACCAGCATTTTGGAATATAATGTGTTGAAGTGTTGGTGCTTTTTGCAGTAACGGAAACCAATTTTCAACAGCAAAAGAAATGTCGTTATCGCCAGAAATGGCTAAAATAGGCGTTTTCAAAGTTTGATAAGCCGTTCTGAAATTTTCTTTGTCTTCTTGAGTTTGTGGTGAAATTGCAAAATATCTTTGAAACAAATCGGGTGTTGAAGGTACTTTTGATTGATCCAATCTTTGGTCAATTCTTTTCCAGGAAGCAGAAGCTGCAATTCGGCTTACTTCAGATTTTGGTTCGAAGAAAAGCGTAGTGATATCGTCTTCAGAATAATTTGGTATCATTGCTTTTTCCAAAAATAATGGCGAAAGCGGAGTTTCAGTTTTCCCAATCGGATTGCTGCCAATAACAATGGTGCTTAAAACTCTTTCCGGAAATAAAAAAGTGGTGTATTGTGCTATAATTCCGCCATAAGACCAACCTCCCACGATAAATTTATCAATCCCAAGGAAATCTGCAATTTTGGTAACCTCTGCGCCTACTAGTTTTACATCGGTTGGTAATTCGCCTTCAGAATAACCAATTCCCGAATAATCAAAAGTGATTACAGTATTTGTTTCGGCTAATAAATCAAGAAAAAGGGAATCCCAGGTATCTAACGTTCCTCTGAAACGATTTGCTAAAATAATAGGTGTTCCGTTACCAATTTTACGGTAAGCAATTTGTTTGTTATCAATAGCTGCGTATTGAGTTTCTACTGTTAATGCGTTTGACATTTTTTTTTAATTTTTTAATGGTGATTAATTATGCATTTACTGCATTCGAGATTTCTTCTGCTAAAGCGTGGATTTTTTTAGTTTCACCAACCGGAACCTCAAACTGATTTTTTTCTAAAGCCACAAACAATTCGTCGGCTACTTCTGATGCAGGAATACCATTTGCTCCACCAATTTCTGCTGAAAATTCCGTATTCACCAATGGTGGATAAACTTCATAAACGTTCAGTTTTTCGTTCTCTGCAAAAGTGTCTCTCAAGCCTTGTGTATAACTGTGCAATGCAGCTTTGCTGGCAGAATAAGTTGGCAGATATTTATTGCCACGGTAAACCGCAATGGAAGAAACGTTTACAATTGCTGCATCTTCTTGTGCTAAAAGTTGCGGTAATACCAATGCCGTAAAATCGATAACGCTGATATAATTGGTATTGATTTCTTGGTAGGCTTTTTCAGCTGCGTTGTTCTTGCTGTCGCTCAAATCGTTCAAAGCTGCGGCTCCTGCGTTATTGACAACGATATTGAGTTGCGGAAAATTAGTTTTTAATTCAGTTGCAATACGGATTCTATCTTCTTTTAAGGATAAATCTCCCTGTATTGCAATTGCATTCGGTAACTCTTTCAACGCATTTTGAAGACGCTCTTTGTTTCTACCATTAATGATGATTTTGTTTCCTGCTTCGCTTAATTTTTTTGCGATTGCTAAACCAATTCCGGCACTTCCACCGCTGATGAATATTGTATTTTGAGAAATTTTCATTTTATATTTTATTTAAAATTTTATTGTATTTTATTGTTTGCGACAGGGGTTGAAGCGGCATCCTTTTGTGAGGAGGCACGACGAGCAAAAGATATAGCGGAAAGCCCGCCCGGTCGCCCAAATTATTTTAATTATTTAACGTTGGATAATCGGTATAACCTATTGCGCCAGGTGTGTAAAAAGTATCTTGGTTAGGCGCATTCAGTGGTGCATCGGTTTTAAAACGCTCCACCAAATCTGGATTTGCCAAAAATGGAACACCAAAAGACACCAAATCGGCATCACCATCTTCAAGCACTTTTGTAGCCGTTTCTTTGGTAAAAGCACGATTGATGATGATCGTACCTTTATATATTTTACGGAAATGCTTGGCAACTTCTTGTACGGCATTTGGTATTGCAGAAACATCTGTAAAAGGCTCTATCAGGTGAATGTAAGCCAATCCGTAATCATTTAGTTTGTTAACGATGTAATTGTAAACTTCAATGGTTTCGTCGTCAACATTAATACCCATAATTCCGTTTAAAGAAGGGTTAAAACGAACGCCTACACTCTTCAAATCGACCACCGATTTCATTTCATCCAAAACATCAAACAAAAATTTCGCTCTGTTTTCAATTGAACCGCCATATTCATCGGTACGAACATTATTGTTTTTACTGAAAAATTGTTGAAACAAATAACCATTTGCTCCGTGCAATTCTACACCGTCAAAACCTGCTTCAAAAGCATTGATGGCTCCGTTTTTGAAATCTGCAATGGTATTTTTAATGTCTTCCAAACTCATTGCTTTTGGGGTAACACTTTCTTTGAAACCTGCGGGTGTAAAAACCTGTACATTCGAATTAATAGCAGACGCCGATAATGGCAATTTGCCTTCCAACAAATCGGGGTGAGAATAGGAACCGGTATGCCAAAGTTGCGCAAATATTTTTCCGCCTTTTTCGTGAACAGCGTTGGTTACCAATTTCCAACTGTCAATATGTTTTTGGGTATAAATTGCAGGAACATTCATGACGCCAATGGCATCTTTACTCACAAAAGTACCTTCAGTGATGATTAGTCCTGCGCTTGCTCTTTGTTCGTAATAAGTTGCGGTCAATTCTGTTGCCACAGTTTCGGGATTAGTGGAACGGCTACGGGTCATTGGTGCCATTACCATACGATTTTTTAATTCAATGCCATTTAAATTGTACGGCTCAAAAATTCTTGTTGTACTCATTTTGTTATTAAATATTTAATTTGTAATTTTGCTTGCATTTTGCAAGTACAAAGATATGAAACAACTTTTGATTTGCAAGTAATTTTTAAAAAAAATATTTTATGACAGATATAAAAAAAAGATCTGATTGTCCAATTAGTTCTTCCCTGGATATTTGGGGCGACAAGTGGTCATTGCTTATCGTGCGGGACTTAATGTTCGCTAAACAATGCACCTATGGCGACTTTCTGAAAGCAGATGAAAAGATAGCAACCAATATTTTAGCATCCAGACTACAAACATTAGAGGGAAACGGAATCATAACTAAATCGGAACATCCAGATAGCAAAGCAAAAGTGCTGTACAAACTCACCGAAAAAGGAATTGATATGGTTCCAATACTGATTGAAATAAATCTTTGGGCTGAAAAGTATTTTGCTGTATCAACAGAGCAAAAAGCAATTCTGAAAGAAGTAAAAAAAGATAAGGAAGTGTTTATTAAAGCAACGATGAGGGGATTGAGGAAAAGTGTTGGGTAAAATATTGTAAGCGAAGTTTAAAATTCGCTTACAATAGATTTTATTAATTGTATGAGTGTGCGAATTTGGGAGTTTTCGGTCTTTGTACAGAAACCCACAACAGACAAGTTAGTCTGAAAAGGCTAGGATGCCAATTATCAATTAAAAATCTAAAATCAATTTTTAAAGCTTTCTATAACAAAAATCGTTAATTTGAACAAAATTCCAAAAATGATCAATCAAGAAACATTTTCATTTCTAAAAGACCTTAGCGCCAATAATAACAAGCCTTGGATGACCGAAAACAAAGAACGTTACAACGAGGTGAAAGAAAATCTGGTAGATTATGTTCAGACTTTAATTGACGAATTCTCAGAAATTGACCCTACGATTGCAAGACTTGACGCAAGAAAATGCATGACGAGGATCAACCGTGATATGAGATTTGCAAAAAACGCTCCGCCGTACAAAGACGATTTTTATTTGGTTTTGAACAAGAAGCAGCTGCATGGAGTCACAGCGGGATATTATCTTTACATCAGACCCAATAATTGCTTTCTCGGAGGTGGTGTTTGGAATCCTCAAAAGCCGGAATTGGACCGTTACAGAAAAGAGGTCGCTGATTACTATGATGATTTTAAGTCGATTGTTGATAATGCCTCATTTAAGAAGAAATTCCCTACCGGAATACAAGGTGACGGGACTCTGGTAAACGTTCCAAAGCAATTTGATGAAAATCATCCTGCAGGTGAATATTTAAAACTGAAAGGTTTTTGTACCAAAGAAAAAATTACGCAGAAGGAATTGATGTCGAAAGATTCTGTGAAAATCGTGACTTCTTTTTTCGAAGCGTCCAAACCCTTGGTGGATTTTCTCAACAGAGGGATAGAATTCGAGTATTGAAATTAGTTGGAATAGACGGTTGCAGATTTGGTTGGGTCGCGGTTTCTTTAAATGATCGCTCAGCTTCATTGTTCAAAAATCTTAATGATTTGGTTAACTTCTACGATGATGAATCTCTTTTTCTGCTTGATATGCCCATTGGGTTGCCAGGTAAGATGATCGAAAGAACTTGTGAAACTACTGCTAGAAAGGAATTATCAACGAAAAGAAAATCAAGTGTCTTCCCAATTCCCTGTAGAGAGGCAGTCTACGCTGAAAATTACGAAACGGCAAGCCTGATCAATCGTGATTTTATTCAAAAGGGAATTTCTAAACAGACTTGGTTTATCTGTGCTAAAATAAAAGAACTGGATCAACTACTGCTTCAAAATGAAAGACTTCGATCAAGATTTAAAGAATCACATCCAGAGTTAGCATTTCATTACCTTAATCATAGAGTTTCAATGGGATTCAATAAGAAGACGGAAGCAGGTCAGCAGGAACGTTTGTTTGTTTTGTCTAAATTTTTTCAAAATATTGATGTCATTTATGAGAACACAATAAATAATTTTATGCGAAAGGATGTCGCTAAAGATGATGTGATTGATGCTTTGTGTCTGGCGGTTACTTTAGAACAAATCATTAAAAACAATATTTCCCTAGAAAGTTCAGATTTGGATGAAAAGAATCTGGAGATGAAGATCAATGTTTTTAAGATTTAAATTCTATTAATTAAGCACAATTCATTTATCTGAAGGCTATCGCCACAGCTTTGCCGATAGTATTTCTAATTTTTCATTCACAGAAATCCTTTTGTTATACTCTTTTCTTGTTGCCAGATTTATTTCCTTCAGCTTGGTTCATCAATTAATCCATACACTTTTAGAGAACCCAAGTTCCTTCTGTATCTCCTTTTTGTTGAATTACAAGTTGATATAAAAAATCTATATCTTTTAATTAGTGCAAATTTTTTATAGTCGGCTATTTTTATGTTCAGATTTTTTACCTGATCTTATTAAATTCCTAGTATGATGTAGATATGGAGCTTAATTGCTTTTTTTTCTGGGGGCAAATAATTTTTCCATGGCAATTGCTCTGGTAATTTCAATATCCACTATAGGTTTAGGATAATCATCACCCAGTTTGAAATTATAAAAAATTTCATCCATCGGTGTCAAAAGCCAAGGTTCTATGGCCAACTTTGCTGGTAAATCTTTAAGTTCTGGGAGCCACATTTTTATGAATTCTGCATCTTTATCGTGCTCGTAAGCGTTCTTTGTTGGATTATAAATACGCAATACATCGTTTGCCGTAAAACCAGACTGCATCTGTAGTTGACCGTAATGAATTCCTGGTTCAAAATCTAAAAAGGTTTGCGCCAGCCAAGCACTAATGTGCCTGAAATGTTGAAAAAGATGATGGGCATAAAATGAAATTATAAGTGAACGCATTCGGAAGTTCAGATAGCCCGTTTCTACAATGCATCTTATGGACGCATCTACAAGCGGGTATCCTGTTTTGCCTGCTTTCCATGCATCTATGAAATGACTGTTTTTGGGCTGGTTCAGTTCACGGAATGCAGGCACTGCTGCCCTGAATTCCATATCATGTTGAGATTCAAATTTTTGAATAAAATAACTTTGTAGCCTTAAACGCGCAACAAAGATCTTGATTCCTTTTTTGGCTCTATCTTCTGATTTTATGAGTTCGGACTGTTTATAAATCTCACGAATAGATACATTTCCCCAAGCAATGTAAGGGGAGAGCCGACTACAGGCAGTACGACTCAACAATGGACTGGAAACACCCTCGGCGAATAGGTCCACGCGTTCAGTAAAGAATGATTTTACCCATTTTTCTGCTTCGGTTCTT is drawn from Chryseobacterium muglaense and contains these coding sequences:
- a CDS encoding DUF2461 domain-containing protein is translated as MINQETFSFLKDLSANNNKPWMTENKERYNEVKENLVDYVQTLIDEFSEIDPTIARLDARKCMTRINRDMRFAKNAPPYKDDFYLVLNKKQLHGVTAGYYLYIRPNNCFLGGGVWNPQKPELDRYRKEVADYYDDFKSIVDNASFKKKFPTGIQGDGTLVNVPKQFDENHPAGEYLKLKGFCTKEKITQKELMSKDSVKIVTSFFEASKPLVDFLNRGIEFEY
- a CDS encoding alpha/beta fold hydrolase, translating into MSNANFSYITVPTEFITAENGIRFAYRRMGEKAEVPIILFNHLTSNLDNADPRIMDALAAKHEIISFDYRGVGATSGEDAKSIQDMAKDGLAFIKALGYEKVDIFSFSMGGFIIQELMEMEPNLVRKLILAGTGPRGGQGVSAVVGLTYWDIVKGFFNIVDPKYFLFFTSTENGKKAAKLFLSRLKERTVDRDIAVGIHSLRTQLSAIEKWGHEAPADLSKFTLPVLVINGDNDRMVPTPNSYNLAQRFPNAELHIYPDAGHGGIFQEYEDFSKRALAFFAD
- a CDS encoding SDR family oxidoreductase yields the protein MKISQNTIFISGGSAGIGLAIAKKLSEAGNKIIINGRNKERLQNALKELPNAIAIQGDLSLKEDRIRIATELKTNFPQLNIVVNNAGAAALNDLSDSKNNAAEKAYQEINTNYISVIDFTALVLPQLLAQEDAAIVNVSSIAVYRGNKYLPTYSASKAALHSYTQGLRDTFAENEKLNVYEVYPPLVNTEFSAEIGGANGIPASEVADELFVALEKNQFEVPVGETKKIHALAEEISNAVNA
- a CDS encoding cryptochrome/deoxyribodipyrimidine photo-lyase family protein; the encoded protein is MKKEVTVFWFKRDLRIEDNEALIEAISLGKPILFVYFLEPSLLVDPHYSLRHFQFIKESLADLNRQFDQLSTSVLCIQEEVVDGLKKILDCFTVTHLVSTQEIGLAFTFKRDREVSAFCPENNIEWLQPQYNGILRGLKDRRNWVKNWKEYVVRPIVQPDFRNLFTISKQDFEAIESRFETFSTKTNAHHFQRGGRTEAEKWVKSFFTERVDLFAEGVSSPLLSRTACSRLSPYIAWGNVSIREIYKQSELIKSEDRAKKGIKIFVARLRLQSYFIQKFESQHDMEFRAAVPAFRELNQPKNSHFIDAWKAGKTGYPLVDASIRCIVETGYLNFRMRSLIISFYAHHLFQHFRHISAWLAQTFLDFEPGIHYGQLQMQSGFTANDVLRIYNPTKNAYEHDKDAEFIKMWLPELKDLPAKLAIEPWLLTPMDEIFYNFKLGDDYPKPIVDIEITRAIAMEKLFAPRKKSN
- a CDS encoding alpha/beta fold hydrolase; the protein is MSNALTVETQYAAIDNKQIAYRKIGNGTPIILANRFRGTLDTWDSLFLDLLAETNTVITFDYSGIGYSEGELPTDVKLVGAEVTKIADFLGIDKFIVGGWSYGGIIAQYTTFLFPERVLSTIVIGSNPIGKTETPLSPLFLEKAMIPNYSEDDITTLFFEPKSEVSRIAASASWKRIDQRLDQSKVPSTPDLFQRYFAISPQTQEDKENFRTAYQTLKTPILAISGDNDISFAVENWFPLLQKAPTLQHIIFQNAGHAPHYQYPETATDYIKVFLKNQ
- a CDS encoding winged helix-turn-helix transcriptional regulator — encoded protein: MTDIKKRSDCPISSSLDIWGDKWSLLIVRDLMFAKQCTYGDFLKADEKIATNILASRLQTLEGNGIITKSEHPDSKAKVLYKLTEKGIDMVPILIEINLWAEKYFAVSTEQKAILKEVKKDKEVFIKATMRGLRKSVG
- a CDS encoding strictosidine synthase, with product MKILLTALILGLFSTNSFAQNSTLKPIKVSTNIETQKWLSTSILLWVRTDKPRQAGMDRWKGPHSQIIAATAGLQEYRQIHLTENNPGLWQPIAGVETNIPADRKIDGIADVTMKNFFSLLRGKKQTKMAYADEINLFKRTILYAAMPKWSKWYKVAEPDTKIEGRSIVFFRKKEGVNDDDFKKFIADELAPTLANTGVLKELRSKEYMPWKESQWNTPNVFHDNATEVQFQASLMLGFTDKNAMEQFFKSNNLKKLSEKLAIYCSAIHAYEILETLTFVENGKKLAVAHK
- a CDS encoding alkene reductase; the protein is MSTTRIFEPYNLNGIELKNRMVMAPMTRSRSTNPETVATELTATYYEQRASAGLIITEGTFVSKDAIGVMNVPAIYTQKHIDSWKLVTNAVHEKGGKIFAQLWHTGSYSHPDLLEGKLPLSASAINSNVQVFTPAGFKESVTPKAMSLEDIKNTIADFKNGAINAFEAGFDGVELHGANGYLFQQFFSKNNNVRTDEYGGSIENRAKFLFDVLDEMKSVVDLKSVGVRFNPSLNGIMGINVDDETIEVYNYIVNKLNDYGLAYIHLIEPFTDVSAIPNAVQEVAKHFRKIYKGTIIINRAFTKETATKVLEDGDADLVSFGVPFLANPDLVERFKTDAPLNAPNQDTFYTPGAIGYTDYPTLNN
- a CDS encoding DUF429 domain-containing protein: MKLVGIDGCRFGWVAVSLNDRSASLFKNLNDLVNFYDDESLFLLDMPIGLPGKMIERTCETTARKELSTKRKSSVFPIPCREAVYAENYETASLINRDFIQKGISKQTWFICAKIKELDQLLLQNERLRSRFKESHPELAFHYLNHRVSMGFNKKTEAGQQERLFVLSKFFQNIDVIYENTINNFMRKDVAKDDVIDALCLAVTLEQIIKNNISLESSDLDEKNLEMKINVFKI